AAATGGGCATAATGGGGCCCTTGGCGGCCATAGGCGATTCGCTTTTCTGGTCCGGGATAAAACCCTTTGCCCTGCTCATTGGAGTGGTTATAGTAATGCTTGGCGGAACGCAGCACCCCGGGCTGTGGGTCTGGTCTGTGGCGGCGGCGTTACTTATTTATAACCTGCCAAGGGTTGTAATAAAGTATTTTCTTCTGTTTAAAGCGTATTATCAGCATCAGGAGCTTTTTGGACTTATACAGAAGATAAAGTTTCAGGACATATTAAGAAGCATTAAGATAACCGGAATGGGAGTTCTTGGAATGTTTGCGGGCGTGTACGCGGCAACGGATGAACAGTTTATTGCTTCTCATTTTGTGGACAGCCTTCTTTTAACCGCGGTTTTTTTAATTACGGTGTCGGCTTTAAAACGCAAGGTATCGGTATCCAGGATACTTATGGTCTTAATGACTGCCTGCATAATAATAGCATACATATTTTAAGGGAGAATTGTGATGGAATACAGTAAAAAAGTTAAGGTAATAAACAAACTTGGCTTCCACTTAAGGGCGGTAGCTGTTTTTGTAAAAGAGTCGGAAAAATACAAATCGCTTATCAAGGTAAAAAACGGCGATGTGGAAGCCGATGGTAAAAGCATTATGGGTTTAATGACCCTTATTGCGGCGCAGGGAATGGAAATAGAGATAAAAGCCGAAGGCCAGGACGCAAAAGAGGCCGTAGGCAAGCTTGTTAAAGTGGTGGAAAACAAATTTGGGGAGAAAGAATAATGTATAAAGGAATACCCGCCTCTCCGGGAATTGTAATCGGGCAGGCATATGTAATTAACAAAAAGAGCGCGGAGATTACAAAAAGAATCATAGTTCCCGCGCTGGTGGAAGCCGAAATTCAGCGGCTAAGAAAAGCCGTTGAAAAGACCAAGATTGACATCATGTCAATTAAGGAAAAGGTCATATATGATATCGGAAACTCCGAAGCTGATATTTTTAACGCGTACCTTATGCTGCTTGAAGACCGGATGTTTGCCGGGAAATCAGAGACGATAATAAAAACAGAGTCTGTAAATGCGGAATACGCGCTTATGCAGGTGTTAAAAGAGTATGCGGAATTTTTCAATAAAATTTCCGACAGTTATCTGAAAGAACGAGGCAGAGACATATCCGGGCTTGTTGAAAAAATTATTAAAAATCTGGCTGAATTAAAAACCAAAGATGGTGACGCTCCGGCTGATAAATATATTGTTGTGGCGCATGACCTTACTCCTGCGGACACCGCGGAAATGGATAAAGGTAAAGTGATGGGTTTTGTAACGGAAATAGGCGGTGCTACATCGCACACCGCCATTGTGGCAAGGTCCCTTGAAATCCCGGCGGTGGTGGGTGTGCGAGATATTACGGCAACGCTGAACACGGGGGATATTCTGATACTTGACGGTGAAAAAGGCATTGTAGCGGTAAATCCCGGGGCAAAAGTAATGAATGCTTACAGGGAAGAACAGAAGAAGTACACGCTTAAACTTCGTATGTTAAAAAGGTTAAAAACACTTGAAGCTGTCACAGTGGATAAACATAAGGTGGAGCTTAATGCTAATATAGAGTTCCCTGAAGAAATAGGCGCTGTGCTTGAAAATAACGCTGACGGCGTCGGACTTTTCAGGACAGAATTTATATATATGAATAAAATGAATCTGCCGTCGGAAGAAGAACAGTTTGAGTCTTATAAAACAGTTATTACCAAGATGGGGAATAAATCAGTGACAATCAGGACAATGGATATAGGCGGGGATAAGTTTCTGCCGTATTTCAAGATAATGCCGGAACAGAATCCGTTTCTGGGGTTAAGGGCAATAAGGCTGTCTTTGGCAAATCAGAATATTTTCAGGCTGCAGTTAAGGGCTATACTTCGGGCTTCTGCTTTTGGGAAAGCCAGGATTATGTTTCCTATGGTTTCGGTTATAGAAGAAATTGAAGAGGCAAAAAAGATTTTAGAAGAAGTTAAGTTTGATCTGAAAAGCAAAAAAGTTGTATATGACGAACAGATAAAAGTGGGTACAATGATAGAAGTCCCATCTGCGGTATTAATGTCCGCGGAAATTGCCAAACACGTTGACTTTTTCAGCATAGGCACAAACGACCTTATTCAGTATACCGTGGCGGTGGACAGGGGCAATGAAGCAGTCGCGCATCTATATGACGGGCTAAATCCTGCTGTTTTAAGAAGTATTAAGATGACAGTTGACAGTGCGCATAAAAACGGCATTAAGGTGTCAGTCTGCGGGGAAATGGCAGGCCAGCCGTATATGGCATTTATTCTCATTGGGCTTGGGGTGGATGAACTTTCAGGTAATTCCGCTTCTATTTTGTCGGTTAAAAAAATGATACGCAGCATAAAGTTTCAGAGCGCCCTTGAAACGGCTGATGCTGCATTGAAAATGGAGAAAGCATCGGATATAAAA
The Candidatus Goldiibacteriota bacterium HGW-Goldbacteria-1 DNA segment above includes these coding regions:
- a CDS encoding HPr family phosphocarrier protein yields the protein MEYSKKVKVINKLGFHLRAVAVFVKESEKYKSLIKVKNGDVEADGKSIMGLMTLIAAQGMEIEIKAEGQDAKEAVGKLVKVVENKFGEKE
- the ptsP gene encoding phosphoenolpyruvate--protein phosphotransferase produces the protein MYKGIPASPGIVIGQAYVINKKSAEITKRIIVPALVEAEIQRLRKAVEKTKIDIMSIKEKVIYDIGNSEADIFNAYLMLLEDRMFAGKSETIIKTESVNAEYALMQVLKEYAEFFNKISDSYLKERGRDISGLVEKIIKNLAELKTKDGDAPADKYIVVAHDLTPADTAEMDKGKVMGFVTEIGGATSHTAIVARSLEIPAVVGVRDITATLNTGDILILDGEKGIVAVNPGAKVMNAYREEQKKYTLKLRMLKRLKTLEAVTVDKHKVELNANIEFPEEIGAVLENNADGVGLFRTEFIYMNKMNLPSEEEQFESYKTVITKMGNKSVTIRTMDIGGDKFLPYFKIMPEQNPFLGLRAIRLSLANQNIFRLQLRAILRASAFGKARIMFPMVSVIEEIEEAKKILEEVKFDLKSKKVVYDEQIKVGTMIEVPSAVLMSAEIAKHVDFFSIGTNDLIQYTVAVDRGNEAVAHLYDGLNPAVLRSIKMTVDSAHKNGIKVSVCGEMAGQPYMAFILIGLGVDELSGNSASILSVKKMIRSIKFQSALETADAALKMEKASDIKSFLTAKVNQLLYETEKGA